The proteins below are encoded in one region of Glandiceps talaboti chromosome 17, keGlaTala1.1, whole genome shotgun sequence:
- the LOC144448332 gene encoding eukaryotic translation initiation factor 4 gamma 2-like, producing the protein MLGNIKFIGELGKLDMLHESILHRCIKQLLDKKKNQSVSDITEDLECLCQIMKTVGPRLDSQRAKALMDQYFMRMHVLANNTDLPARIRFMLQDTLELRESSWVPRKVLQDSSPRTIEQIRHEATKDYGVFFPPNGPNLKHKDFFGGPFDDGIDMLGVQKRGGVITGGLSDVFMPSMGSIGTGPGVIQDSFNGYSPPLGRPRSPRASDSRNANGNGNQGYQNYSNQKGQSQRQHDGGNQGNQGYQNRQGNQQRDLPPRFMKKGPFSLGSEEISLRPAKDSMVLKPQAPSMMPSARPTIGQLPQSAMAPSSAPQMTVPTNTQNQQSSPKTQARQMPTGDRPRQDKRKVPSKEELQKMVESMLEQYLSDNNISDAINTIRAMKVPRKFMPTVVCQLLTESVEKSEEQREHVSKLIATMNTEGVITEEHFLTGFTDVLNKLSDLENTVALVKSYIATFAAQAVIDDVITLVDLADPMKNGSFYPLFLLILQRMHKLKDKEWLVSVFNNSKINMQGMLPELDQSKERMMEILEDKHLSFLFPLQRMHTDLWKQVKQDPNASTLYKWIKDNVDSKLQTDAAFVFALSTIVLKYCTEESTLAEGIDKTQLPDKQLQEKEKANLSNLKPLLQAFVHDQITLQLSVLYALQVHCYNHQYPKGMMLRFFVNFYDLEVAEEEAFLKWREDINDDYPGKGKALFQVNSWLTWLETADEEEESDDEDDD; encoded by the exons ATGCTTGGCAACATCAAGTTCATTG GCGAACTTGGAAAACTGGATATGCTACATGAGTCAATTTTACATAGGTGCATTAAGCAG TTGCTTGATAAGAAAAAGAACCAGTCTGTATCAGACATCACAGAAGACTTGGAATGTCTCTGTCAGATAATGAAGACTGTAGGCCCAAGATTGGACTCACAAAGAGCCAAG GCTCTTATGGATCAGTATTTTATGCGTATGCATGTTTTAGCCAACAATACAGATCTCCCTGCTCGCATTAGATTTATGTTGCAAGATACACTTGAACTCAGAGAAAGCAGT TGGGTGCCACGTAAAGTTCTGCAAGATAGCAGTCCAAGAACTATAGAACAAATACGACATGAGGCTACAAAG GACTATGGTGTGTTTTTTCCACCCAATGGGCCAAATTTGAAACATAAGGACTTCTTTGGCGGCCCTTTTGATGACGGTATAGACATGCTTGGTGTCCAGAAACGAGGCGGTGTAATCACAGGTGGACTGAGTGATGTCTTCATGCCATCCATGG GAAGCATAGGTACAGGACCAGGAGTTATTCAGGACAGTTTCAACGGCTACTCTCCACCCTTAGGACGACCACGTAGCCCACGGGCCAGTGACTCTCGAAATGCCAATGGAAACGGTAACCAAG GTTACCAAAACTATTCCAACCAGAAAGGTCAATCACAGAGACAGCATGATGGTGGTAACCAAGGCAACCAGGGTTATCAGAATCGTCAGGGCAACCAGCAGCGTGACCTACCCCCTAGGTTCATGAAGAAAGGTCCTTTCAGCTTGGGTTCTGAAGAG ATAAGTCTACGTCCAGCTAAGGACTCTATGGTATTGAAACCACAAGCCCCCAGTATGATGCCATCAGCTAGACCAACCATTGGTCAGCTACCACAGTCAGCTATGGCGCCATCAAGTGCTCCACAAATGACTGTACCAACTAACACACAGAACCAGCAGTCTTCACCCAAG ACTCAGGCTAGACAGATGCCTACAGGAGACAGGCCAAGACAGGACAAGAGAAAGGTCCCTAGCAAAGAAGAACTACAAAAGATGGTG GAATCGATGCTGGAACAATACCTGAGTGATAACAACATTAGTGATGCCATCAACACCATCAGAGCCATGAAGGTACCCAGGAAGTTCATGCCAACCGTTGTGTGTCAACTATTAACTGAATCAGTCGAGAAGTCAGAGGAACAACGAGAACATGTCAGCAAACTCATTGCAACTATGAACACAGAGGGTGTCATTACAGAAGAGCATTTCCTGACG gGTTTTACCGATGTTCTAAACAAGCTATCTGACTTGGAGAACACCGTAGCACTAGTCAAATCATACATAGCTACGTTTGCCGCCCAGGCTGTCatcgatgacgtcatcactcTGGTAGACTTAGCTGATCCCATGAAGAATGGTAGCTTCTATCCACTATTCCTGCTAATACTGCAGAGAATGCATAAACTGAAAGACAAAGAGTGGCTGGTCTCTGTCTTCAACAACAGTAAAATCAACATGCAGGGGATGCTCCCAG AACTTGACCAGAGCAAGGAGAGAATGATGGAGATACTAGAAGACAAG CACCTGAGTTTCCTGTTTCCATTGCAACGGATGCATACAGACCTGTGGAAGCAGGTGAAGCAGGACCCCAACGCCTCTACTCTGTACAAATGGATTAAGGACAACGTCGACAGCAAATTACAGACTGACGCCGCATTTGTGTTTGCGTTGTCTACCAT TGTTCTGAAGTACTGCACAGAGGAAAGTACCCTGGCAGAAGGGATAGACAAAACTCAGTTACCGGATAAACAGCTACAAGAGAAGGAGAAAGCTAACCTTAGTAATTTGAAACCTTTACTGCAGGCATTTGTACATGACCAGATAACATTGCAGTTGAGTGTCCTGTATGCCTTACAAGTCCACTGCTACAATCATCAATACCCTAAAG GCATGATGTTGAGATTTTTCGTCAATTTCTACGACCTCGAGGTGGCTGAGGAGGAGGCATTCCTTAAGTGGAGAGAAGACATCAATGACGATTATCCCGGGAAAGGGAAAGCTCTTTTCCAGGTCAACTCGTGGCTAACATGGCTGGAAACAGCAGACGAAGAGGAGGAGtctgatgatgaagatgatgactAG